The Solanum pennellii chromosome 4, SPENNV200 genomic interval AGATAAGTGTGTATCAATGTTTCTAGATGTGATTACACTTTCTTTCTCCACCGCCCCCCTCCCCATGCTCGAGCAAACAGCAAACAAACAGCACATGCAAGAAAAATACAACTCCCACTGAGATGACAAGGCAGAAAAATAGTGATAAAGCTTACCAGGTAACTTCTTGGGTTTCCTCATGGGGACAAATTTTGCTCCAATAGCCAATGCAATGGGAGGACCAAAGATAAAACCTCTTGCTTCAATACCTGAAGTAGACCATTACCACATGCTCAAAGTTATTTTCCAGAACAAATGTGGGGTTTATCACCTATGAGAGCAATATTTAGAAtcaaacatgctaaaaaggagcATGAAAACAGGAAATGGCTACACCCTAGCCTTGATTACTAGGAACTCATGAATACACAATATAAACCCTCTGAACTTCCAATGAAAAGTTCTAGAACTTGACAGTGGTATCTCATTCATAAGAAAAAGGCAACAATGAAGAGGGAAGATGagtattattttctttcatatttcttGAACCTaactattgaaaaaaataaaatgagctTTATATTTCCTTCTCGCCTACCTTTTACCAGCAGTACATGGAAACTCAAATATTCTATAATCTTTCCACCGATGGAAGCATGGTCCACAATTGGAAGTACatgttattttgttttgttttcttttaatttcttgtgGGCATGTGAAGGAGAAGAGTATTCTCTTCAAAAATGTGAGAAATTGTCATGAAAATAAACTCGCCCCCAAGGCCTAGCTCAAGTGGCAAAAGTTGGAGGCTTTGTGACTTGGGTTGCAGGTTCAAGCCCACACCATGCAAAGCGAAGCCCATTATctaagtggagaagggtagaggggCAGGCCCATTATCAACTGAGTTTAGAAGGCTATGACTGGTCCATAGGGCGTCCGGTCCAATTTTGctgtaagaaataaaatttccaCACGTCTGCACATTTCAGATTAATGGTGCATGTCTCAGCTGACAGCTATGCATCACCAATCCCTATTCCAAAAATTGAAGTCTTAGCATTCTTTGGTGCATGTTGTTTTGTATTTTACATAGGTTAACATGTTCACCTATAAAATTCGAGAATAATCTAAACTTGACCACGTAAAAATGCTTAAGGTTCACCCAGTATCCATCAAATTACATATGTGTTTTCATTTTATACTTACAACTGAAGTCAAGTGTTGGAGAGCTGAAGAGATTGATTACTCTTGGTTACCAGCAGAGATACTGTCCCAAATCCCAAAAATGAACAAGCAAGAAAACCTCCAAAAGAGACTTCTCCAGCCACACTATcttgtataattatataaatcaaGCTATCATGCTTGTCTAAAGTACTTATATGAGGTGTTCAACTAAACACATAATTTCCAATTCTGTAACTCACAAAATTAGGAATGATAGTGGTAAAACTACAAAAAAGATGTGAAGTGTTGGTCACAAGAAATAAagctcttcttctttttccttttattaatataaacGTTTACAAATCTGAAGCTTGTAGTATCATGTTGAGATATATAGTTTCCCACATAGTCCAAGTGCTTACAAAAGAATTATAGTTATCTAGGGCTTTTCCATTGGGTTAGATTCTCAAAGTATCATAAATCTAACTatctaaagcaacattttgCTTTTCTAAAAGATCGTGCCTGaattttaaaaacaaagttaCAGCCTTTAGGGGTCATTTGGTAGGAtgcattagaaaaaatatagCATGCATTAGCTTTGCCTACTACTAATACTATGTTTAATACTCTTTTTCAACCTACGTATAACTAATATAAGCATTTattaatacatcatattcagcactattcttatacactctaccaaacgaccgTGTTTTCCTTTTAAGCTACACATAAAATGCTGATGAATAGAGAATTTAGCAAACTAAAACATCATATGGTGTAGTATTCATAGCATAACTCCTAGATCGTGAAAATTCAGCTTCTAAAGCTTGAAATTAACTATCCTTTAAACTACTGACATCAAAATGAAACAGTTCAGGCTTCAGCATTACAAATTCAGAAACAAAGAACTGACCTGCAACCACACTGATGTTTTTGTCCTTATATCTCTCAACGAACAAATCAATAGTGTCCTTAAACGCCTTAGGATCAAGTAGCAAAGTCGTTATATCCTGAAACATGATCCctgcaaaaaatttaaaaaaaatatcaccaCACAGCAAAACACTCACTCCGTTAgcacaaaaacaaaacaaaaaaacacaaGTTCTACTGCTACAAGTACCAGAATCATtcaaagaagaggaagaagaaataaGTACCTGGTTTAGGAAAGTCGGGTATGACCCGAATAGCAGAAGCAATCCCAGCGATACGTTCATCTTTAAGATCATGAGGCGCCATAACTCCTGAGCTTACTAGATCTCGGATCGGGATCGTTTTCAGCTCCGGTTCTTCACCTGCTCCGGCTCCGGCAGCTCCTTTTGACACAGAGATAGGTGAAAAAAGCCGAGTATTTCTACTGGGGAGGGTAGTTAGGGTGGTGGTAGGTGATTTTATTTGGACCGAATTACCCCTATGATAATATCTGTTTGTAACTTTTTCTGGGACGAAATTGACCCTGGTGAATTTGAGAGCAACCTTTTGGGCCAGTGACTCCATTTTAGTGTAAGATTTTGCAAAAGAGTCTTTTTAAATCTGTATGGTTGGTGGAAACTGATATACAAAGGGTAATTTCGTCACTTTAAGATTAAATGGTGCACATTTTGAAGGGAAAAAAATGATGACACACTTACCAAAAAAAGAGTttgaattcaataaataaagaaaaaaaatgaaatttatataatcagattatttagaaaatattatgcatataattttttaataataaaactgAATTGATAAAAATAGAGTATGGGCAGTTATTTTGTCgaattaaattacatttataatataaaatatgtcatcaaattaatcatatcaacatattaaaacttaaaaatctTTCAACATTAGAATCTAAAGCaacaaaatctttttaaaagaaTTGCGATTTGTGTGCggttgattaattttatttattttttaatatt includes:
- the LOC107018022 gene encoding adenine phosphoribosyltransferase 1-like; protein product: MESLAQKVALKFTRVNFVPEKVTNRYYHRGNSVQIKSPTTTLTTLPSRNTRLFSPISVSKGAAGAGAGEEPELKTIPIRDLVSSGVMAPHDLKDERIAGIASAIRVIPDFPKPGIMFQDITTLLLDPKAFKDTIDLFVERYKDKNISVVAGIEARGFIFGPPIALAIGAKFVPMRKPKKLPGEVISEEYSLEYGTDKIEMHVGAVQAGERALVVDDLIATGGTLSAAIRLLERVGVEVVECACVIELPELKGRERLGDKPLFVLVS